The following proteins are co-located in the Procambarus clarkii isolate CNS0578487 chromosome 4, FALCON_Pclarkii_2.0, whole genome shotgun sequence genome:
- the LOC138370894 gene encoding uncharacterized protein encodes MVVAVVVAAALEVIVIATELEVIVVATELEVIVVATALEVIVAATTLEVIVVATALEVIVVATALEVIVAATTLEVIVVATALEVIVVATGLEVIVVATTLEVTVVATALEVIVVATGLEVIVAATTLEVTVVATALEVIVVATALEVIVVATALEVIVVATALEVIVVATALEVIVVATALEVIVVATALEVIVVATALEVIVVATALEVIVVATALEVIVVVVAA; translated from the coding sequence ATGGTAgtggcagtagtagtagcagcagccttAGAAGTAATAGTAATAGCAACAGAATTAGAAGTAATAGTAGTAGCAACAGAATTAGAAGTAATAGTAGTAGCAACAGCATTAGAAGTaatagtagcagcaacaacattaGAAGTAATAGTAGTAGCAACAGCATTAGAAGTAATAGTAGTAGCAACAGCATTAGAAGTaatagtagcagcaacaacattaGAAGTAATAGTAGTAGCAACAGCATTAGAAGTAATAGTAGTAGCAACAGGATTAGAAGTAATAGTAGTAGCAACAACATTAGAAGTAACAGTAGTAGCAACAGCATTAGAAGTAATAGTAGTAGCAACAGGATTAGAAGTaatagtagcagcaacaacattaGAAGTAACAGTAGTAGCAACAGCATTAGAAGTAATTGTAGTAGCAACAGCATTAGAAGTAATAGTAGTAGCAACAGCATTAGAAGTAATAGTAGTAGCAACAGCATTAGAAGTAATAGTAGTAGCAACAGCATTAGAAGTAATAGTAGTAGCAACAGCATTAGAAGTAATAGTAGTAGCAACAGCATTAGAAGTAATAGTAGTAGCAACAGCATTAGAAGTAATAGTAGTAGCAACAGCATTAGAAGTAATAGTAGTAGCAACAGCATTagaagtaatagtagtagtagtagcagcataa